A window from bacterium encodes these proteins:
- the lptE gene encoding LPS assembly lipoprotein LptE, translating to MNQTDCLPLRPPAAKRHGAATPARAVLLLAALFSWVAGCGVYSFSGSANPHLKTVAVPIFEDRTAEFGVKEQLTEAIIASFNRDNTLKIADRRVADAIVSGTILRLTEQAGVYTAQEQVQEIRVYLTVKIKCDDVKKRKVLWEEELTQFGAYVPGGANSDDRQSAINSAIDKIATEVLNRTVSGW from the coding sequence ATGAACCAAACTGACTGTCTGCCCCTGCGCCCACCCGCGGCAAAGCGGCACGGCGCCGCAACTCCGGCTCGGGCTGTGCTGCTGCTGGCCGCGCTGTTCTCCTGGGTCGCAGGCTGCGGCGTGTACTCCTTTTCCGGGTCGGCCAATCCGCATCTCAAGACGGTGGCTGTGCCGATCTTCGAGGACCGCACTGCCGAATTCGGGGTGAAGGAACAACTCACCGAGGCCATCATTGCGAGCTTCAACCGCGACAACACGCTGAAAATTGCCGACCGGCGCGTGGCAGATGCGATTGTGAGCGGCACCATTCTGCGGTTGACCGAACAGGCGGGCGTCTACACCGCGCAGGAACAGGTGCAGGAAATTCGCGTGTATCTGACCGTGAAGATCAAATGCGATGACGTGAAGAAGCGGAAGGTGCTGTGGGAGGAAGAGCTCACGCAGTTCGGCGCCTACGTGCCGGGCGGCGCGAATTCCGACGACCGGCAAAGCGCGATCAACAGCGCGATCGACAAGATCGCCACCGAAGTGCTCAACCGCACGGTTTCCGGGTGGTGA